The stretch of DNA tgctttgtatgttgttcagtatatttctatgcaaaacaagagggatttcagtacacagcaggatattcacatttgtaaccagatatttacatacactttagggagaaaacatttttactgtacaacatcaatttagagtaaacttttgttttagaaaaatattgaaatatattttgaattagttaaatgtcagaataaagagagacagagcttctatttattatcactttcattaaatgtaggagtacatatacactaagtttattgttaattaataagaaactccagacgattccattctgagctgaagaagcttctgataggttagtagagtccatgtgagtaaactggtggcacagctgtggatgcatataaggcaaaacacagagcctgtttctttgacatgggaaaatcaagagatgtcaaccaaaacaccaggaaaagaactgtggagctccataagtgtggctcaattttgaatacaatttggtgccatttgcaattaagaaatacagacagtttctctctttactctcaaagttaacaaatatgtttttttatatttatcaatctaaaaaaataaacatttagtctgatttgatgttacaattaaaaaagtgtttgtgttttgatctgaagagtttgtaaatatctgtatatttgatgattgtcagcacaaagagagagagagagagaggaacagagagggagatggagaacgaggacagaacagaggtggaacaagagcaggtgagacacacatgttagtcaaatggttgtttaccaaaagtatcaccgtatcataggtactcatgtatctcgtacctagtgtttctttttaggtttgttatttttcaaattctacatttattaagttatgcaggcttgtttgcacaacaaggctaaataattatataaacttttctaaatctaaatagtggactttggtagaattaaaaaaataagtgtagtgcaggtctatgatgatttttagtgctactatcatctagttctgattgtggttatgtcttggttaaatcctatatagtcctgattttgaactgttgtagtcctgttttaattccggatcagttctgggtctggttgaattggggtttagtcctcgtgtcttgatacagccccgactttgttctgccttgctgtttaattaaaaaactagtttaaggtgtcctgcatatgtgatatatatttttccctatatgaagtcattcttttttgaacaaagcTCTCAAGACTTCAAGACCGACCTGCGCTTCCAGAGACATCCAGCTGGCTCGCCGCATCCGCGGAGAGAGAGCTTAGGCTGCACGCTCTCCTACCAACAACGGCTATTTTCAGCGCCACCTCACTCACACCAAGAGCACCAagtattttcctgtttgtcttactttttttttttttttaaaaatctttatttaaagtaaacaaATTTACATATAAAATGTACATACACATACAATTACATATACAAAACCATGAACACATACAAAAAGGGAGAAACAAGGAGGAAAGTTTAGCATCTGAGTCCACACAACGCTCACAAAATTTACAATTTCAATACATTCGGGGGGAAAACTTTCCCAAGTTTCAGGTCCACTGTTCGTCTTCTCCGCAGGTCTGTAATGATATGTTTACTCACCACATCACTACTTATCATCTTTTGTTCAAGTACTCCTTTGGCACGGGTTTTCCAAATATGTGTTTATTACACACATTACTAACCAAAAAGAGTCTCCTTTTGTCttcacacattttttctttaaacaaaccaTATTTAACTGCTTTAATATTAACATCAACGTCATAGCCAATCTCTGTCATcttctgtcttatctcagttgTCCTATAACAATCCAATAGAAGATGTTCTAGGGTCTCATCTTCATCACAGCCTGTCATAGGACATTTCATGGTGGTAACGAAACAACTCCACTGTACCACCGCCCTCACAGGGAGGCGCCCGAGCGAGATGAGCCATACCACGTCTCTCATGCTTTCGGATAATAGTTGGTCTTgtatatttttaactattaaaGGATTTTCATCTTCATTTGCATACTTATATTGAATTAAACCTTCATTtttgattccattaattttttttataaatatttttcgTATTATCTTGGAGAATATTTAAACTATAATGTTCCCATTGacttaataaatcaccaaacatAAGTCTGTGGTATGGAACGCCCGCTCTGGCCCtgcctcttttcttttgccaCAATTCCTCCTTCCCTCGAACCCACGGGGCACCCCGAGAAATTGCACTTTGAGTAATTTTAATAAAAGGAATTCGCAAGACAATCTCTAAGTCTGGGGCTCCCAAACCCCCGTGTTTCCTAGTCTTGTACATAAATTTTCTCTTAGTCACTTCTCGATTGGATCCCCAGATAAATTTAATGCACATCTTACTTATTTTCATTACAGTTGTTCTCGGAGGAGGAAAAATTGCGGCAAGGAAAAGAAGTTTCGaaattatgtgtgtttttacaaTATTAATACGCGTTTTATAATTTGTATCTTTGTTCTCCCATTTCataatttccatttttatttcattttctttcttattccaaTTTAGTAAACTAGAGTCAGTATTATCAATCCATATACCCAAAATTTCAATCTCCCTACAAAGAGAGATCATCATTTTAGGTTGTCTGGTCTGATGTCCAAGCCACACCccttcagttttttcttggttAAGCTTGGCACCTGATGCCTGTTCGTAGTGGTGTAGTATCTCCATAACTGAAGACAATTCGTTTTGGTTTCTAATTATCACCGACACATCATCTGCATACGCCAAAGCTGCGATTTTATGGGATTTGTCAAGGACGTATCCCTTGATTCGTTTATCATCATTTATCCTTTTCAATAAGGGGTTAATTGCAAGGACATATAACGCAGCACTCAAAGGACATCCTTGTTTAACCCCACACTCAGCACTAAAAGGGGATGAGAGCTTTCCATTTACCTTAACTCGCACTAGGGACTTTTTATAACTCAATTGAATAATGGAAATAAATTGGTCCAGGAAATTATAAGCTTTCATTACTTTCCATAAATAGGAGTGAGAAACAGAATCAAAAGCTCTCCTTTGATCTAATCCTAAAATGCAGAGTTCTGAATCCTTTCCATTATAAATAATTTCTCTTAACATACTTAAATTATCCCACATCAATCGTCCCTTAATTGCGCATGTTTGTTCCTTTTCAATGATAATATCTAATACATCCTCTAGTCTGGACATAATTATTTTAGCAAAAATTTTATAATCTACATTCATTATTGTCAGTTGCCTATAATTGTTAATGTCTTCTCTATCACCTTTCTTATATAATAAACACATAACTCCTTCATAAAACGATTTACCCATTGTTTCTCTTTCTATTCCTTCATTGAAATACTGAGTTAATAATTCAGACAGTTCTTTACACACAAGTTTGTAAAATTCAGAGGGGAGTCCATCCAGACCAGGTGTTTTATCGGTACTAAGTTGGTTAATTACTGACTCCACTTCCTCTCTTTTAATTTTTCCAATCAAAGTTTCATAAATGACAGAATCTAATGGTTCAACCTCACTCAAAAAATTGTTAATAGCGTCGCTGTTTGTAGCTATGGATGAAAACATTTCCGAACAATAGTCTCTAATTACTTGtctttttccctcttctttaaaaaactgaCTTTCCATGTTTATCCTTAATTGAGACAATAAAATCATTTCGACTTTTCTTTTGATTATTAAAAATCATATAATCACTGTTCCCGTGAAAGTCAGTACGTCGCAacatattaaataaaacttctCTATTGACTCGATCAATGTCCTCTTTAAGAGACATCATTTGattttcctccttctcttccttctccttcttatttcttaaatatatatatctgcTCACATCttcattatattttacattctttGCATGGTTTAATTCTCTcgctttaaatttaaaaaattgacaCATACGTCGTTTAAGGAGCTCCCAAAGTTCCGAGAAAGAGGTAGTAAAAATCTTAAGATGTAATATTTTCCTAATTTCAGATTTAACTTCGGACACAAGCAACTCGTCTGCTAACAAGGATGTATTCAATTTCCAATAGTTCAAAAATTCATGGGGGCAACACGAAACTGTTGCCATAACCACCATCAGAAAAGTCTGTTAAAAGAGTGTCATATTTCAGACCTTGAACATTATGTGATATGTAGAATCTATCAATCCTTGTTTTAGTTAAATGACATTGTAATAGGAGCGATAATAAATGCTGTTACTGTAACCTGTATGCTTGTATTTATTTCCATGACATAGGATAGAACACAGCAATTTAGTAATATAGtatataaagaatataaaaaatattactacagagaaataaaaatgaaatattattacGCACAAGTGTGTTATTATTAAACTAAGTTAAATATTGttacacatttaaatatttttacacatttcgtTGTTAATTTTGACACCAAATTGAGAGGAGTTAAAACTAAAAAGTGAAGACTGGCCCTGGAGTAAATTTTACTCTAATTTTGAGTGGGAACAAATGTTatctgaaacagaaataaaatcaagtctttttttttttttttttttttttactgtgtacgGTCACTTGACCACATCatcatagcccctctaggagttcagagttaagaggtcaagagttaatgtttccattttaacacctccagatttgacagagaaacactcatttttaacactcgattttaactactatcattttacgcctcagagttacattaaaagaatgtgactctgcttagagtaaaattaactctacttttgcaaggagactattaacaccaaaaaatttaacacttttgaatttgctgtgtattaATGTAGGGTTTTTATCTTACAATAGCaccttgagacaactgttgtgatttgaagcaatataaataaaattgatttgaaatTTGCAattctaatttatttaattacaaatAACCAGAGGAAATTATGCCATTATTCTGACAGCTAACACATTTTCTATAGGTAGATTACAGATGATTCTGCATAGGTATGACATGTATTCTTGCAACTgtaaattttattgttaataaaGCACCTGAAAAATACCATCACACATAATATTGCCACAATGGTAATATAATGTCTGTGTGGTTTTTAGTTCAGCCCAGTGTCAGAATTAAGTCCAAGACCCCACTTTCTGGTCACCATCCTGCCATGTTGGTCTGCAGCGTCTACGACTTCTTTCCCAGGAAGATCAAAGTAAGCTGGCTCAGAGATGGACAAAAGGTCACCTCTGATGTCACTTCCACTCAAGAGATGCCAAATGGCGATTGGTACTACCAGACCCATTCCCAACTGGAGTACACACCCAGGTGAGTCCACATCGGAACCAGATTCAGATCCAGGTCCACTTCTGTGAGTGGTCTGTGAGTTAGTAATGTTTGTGTTGAAAGGTCTGGAGAGAACATCTCCTGTGTGGTGGAGCATGCCAGCCTGAAGGAACCTCTGATCACTGACTGGGGTAaatacctgtctgtctgtctgtctgtctgtctgtaaacagAAATATGCAACTGACTGCTCACctgttgccctgcagtgaaataggaccccccccccccccccgaccttacacatatagcacaaacattacatggggatacaggtcagagattggtagaatcagaaaaaaacattgaaatgtacactacactggggaaagtacaagaggaaaaaagagaccccTGCTCATGCTatgcttccatggtaggacagcatgagaacaggaaacaaaaaaaaaaaaaaaaaaaaaaaaaactcctctgcacaagaagcacataaatgtccacagcacaacattgtgaagacatgacaagccacaggggtgggtgggggttgaggagtaatccgaagcgaacacagcagccgccccgcacagcgctaccattccagcgtGGCACACAGACCCGCCGTGCTGCCCCTtcaggaaacaagcatcgaaggcgtttggaagggaggggggatgagtgtgtgcttatcagtgtaagtgtatgtgtgtgcgtgtccagagttcagcggagacagtgtccttcgctctatcaggctaagtaaacagtctgccagccaacccaggtggccttcatgggacgggaagaatagtcatcacacagtcgttatcagggagttgttttggtgggctccagccttgggcctgcagctggcgccgtggtgtccgaatgttgaatattgttaatttctgttttgtgaGCAGCTCGAATTTTAGCACTCTGAGACAGGTCCCTCAACTTCGCGTTGAAGAgctgcgagcctccccatgatggtatcaaacttcagTTCCAAGGTGTTGtcagtcttttgattctgagacttcacaactgcagtgatccgttccgcgatgttttccaactgtcgctcaagggtgtcattttgagcaggcctttctctgatgtttcccctcatacgctcaatggtgttgttttgagccttcacagcagctgtaagcgtctccaaggtgttgaccatattacgttcgttgtgagaggtcgcaCCTCGTCCCGTCGCTTCGaatccagcgggcagccttgtgggggtttgaacagccggttccgctctcttatttctccgataaaGCAGGGCTAGGCCAACGCCGATCAgcatgaaccctgttatcatggttccgaataggtagatatcttcagcgtcctcgatcgacagtcccgccaggcacacggtcctccagttctgccacccgtccatcgtgtaaccggcagggaaagtccctccagggcactcaggctctcccgagcccaggcttctcgttgagaaaagggtgtcaatagcactcagggaccagttgatcaaatccataattctcttttaggtttagagaacgacagtgagaggctgttccagggaaagtaatgcaCGCAAGAcaggacaaggacacaagaggctaagcagggaagataagggtgaggaggagaggagaaagtgcgaccgccttcgctgagagctGAGAGAGTTACTAAGAGAGTTGggtaagttactattttaaagtaacttacccaacactgcagaTAACACAGATCATGAACGGTGACAAACTGAAGCGTTCATCTTTTACTACTGGAGGATGTTGCGTTAGACTGCtatatttttgtgttctttatgctgtagattttcacgtctctggaatttTTGGCAGTAATAAGGATGATTTTCTGTTAAATAATATTGATATGACCTGTGAATTAGATTTGTAGATGACCTTTATTAGTTTGATGCTGCCGACACTTTCATGTGACCCAGCTGGGAAACTCTGTGTTAACTCTGTGTTAACTCGGAGAGCTGAAGAtgtcgtggatatgctgacctcgctccaTGGTGTACAGGACCGTTTACcctcatgattaatattcatgaTAAAAATATTAGCTGAACATCATGaagactgtatttttttttcatagtgtATAACAAGCTTGGTACAGTTAAACCTAACAGGTACTACATGATAGAAGCACCAACATTATCtattttaataaagtttatGGGTTTATGCACAGGTCACGCTTATTATTGAACAAAACCCCCAAATATCAGATGTTAATTGGTATTATTTGCGCTCTCTcctcaaacatgtttttaatattagtaataattcagaattggcgactaaAACATGTATGACACATACAAACATCAAGAAATAAAGACCTGATAGATATAACCTCATAAAGTCAGTGTACAGTCAGCGGGGGTTATGACAGTTCTGTACCCGGATGTGAGTTTTGTCTGCGGTTTAACTGCTCGATTGCTTGCGAGGCAAGTGGGTCTAtcacacgctttgccgtgagactgggctgggcagacatctccaaaatcatcgaagcacttttgcaaagatgctctatcttgacaaaccgaccagatatctgaagattaaaccactacattctcaagtaaaaaatattaagtgtatttggtgacacacaaacagggttttttaaAGTACAGTTcagttagcttccacatgccggttgttggtGTGCAGAAACGCCTTCTAAAAACAATGGCCAcaaggccaaagcaatggttttgactcgatcagcgttaaccccgccccctgagtttgatgggtgaggctgacagattaAATTATTTCAGGACGAGAGCTGAAGGAGTAAACTCtgccaaaatgaatgaattaaatagaccattaaataattaaatgtgtcaaaaatgAATTAAGAtgtgaaataaataatcaattaattaaatgtgtcataaatatctatttaattatttccaatttttaattaattactttttaattagtacttttaattaattactgccacattttaatttattatttaatggtgtatttaactCAATATGTCAGTTCTTGCATTCCATAGAAGTTACCAATCCATCCAAAAGTGCAATTACAAACTGTGGAGGCCAATGACTGAGACTGTGTAACGTTGGAAGCCAGCTGGGGGGACCGAGGAATTATGGTGGCATGGCTAAAGTCTGACATTGGTGGTGATGACTTACTGGCTCGGATGGAGCAGGACCGGGTAGTTCAGAAAACTCTGGCTGCTGAGTCACACCATAGAGTGTGACTCGCACTACTCcacggtctgcctccgcagacCCTGAAACATAGTATTCCTGGGAACTTTCGGAAAGATCAGGTGGTGGAGTTTTAGCAGATGAAGGTTCAAAGGATCCTGTGTGGAAAGTTGAAGTGAAATAGTTGGCGAAAAAGAATAAGCTCCAGCTCGTGATTTTGTGCCCTGACCAGTCAATAATTGATTGATGTGTTTGTCTTCTAGAGTAAATTACAACTCTATGTTCAGAAATGCTGATGAAAAGTGTGGTTTAAACACTCTGGCTAAGTGAGTTTATGTAATGATTGAATTAATGTTTTCTATGCCACTGCTTCCGTTTATTGCAAGCAGATACACGGgcatccctttttttttttttttttttttttttttttttttttggatgaattGTGCTATCACTTCCTTTCTTGATAAAGCTGTTCCACTGTTGCTGGTTAAAGAATTGATTGAATGGTTAAACGTAGACATTCTACACCTGCTGCCTGCACAAGCTCTCAAAATTGAACATTACTGATGTTCATCAGATTTTCAGGGTGATGACAACTCCAGCAAGCAAATTGGATAAAGGATTTAAATTATATGCTGCATAATTTAGCAGGTAAAGTAAGTACTGCCAATAGAACAAGTCCTATTGGCATGTAATTCAAATTCTCACCAGATGTTGGTAATAACTCATCCAATCCACATACAAAAAATCCAATCATAAATGATGTATAATAAAATGGAATGATACAGGGCAAGTTTTCAACACCCTTACTGAAATttatttaatactttttttttttctctctcattagAGTTCAAGCATCACTGTGATCTGTCAATATCCAaatattttaaaccttttagATAAACTCATTCAAATGAGTGTTCTGAGGAACTCTTCATACTCTCTGTGAGTTAGCATGAAGACAGGAAGTGACgtaaaggatttttttaattatttttttttttatgtgaaaatTGAAACTTGTTTTTATCGTGAACATGAACTAGCCTTGTTGTTTTAGTTACACTGCATTCTTTTAGTTTCATAACAAAGTCGACTATTATGGCAacaaactgtcatggtccctgtgtcTGCCCGGCCGGCCCTGCAAgactacgtgtgtgtgtgttttgattttgattttggtttttttttttttttttttttcctctctctcatcgctttgcctgggcggagctcactgcgAACTTCCGCTTTTGGCCCATGCACCTATTTCCAATCACACATCATGTTCCTATGCCACTTCTTAAGGCCAGGGTTCTGAGTTTCTCATCACTGGATGATTGTGCCACACACATTCCCCAGACCCGTCCTCAAACCCTGAGcatgagttgtttgccatggcTGTGTGAGGATTACCCCCCCGAGAGCAGCGGGCGAGTGTGGAAGAAGCGTGTGTGGAAGAGAAGTACTCCATCGTCATCGTCAGACTTGCAATTCTCTCTAGGTGACGCTCCGTCTGGACCCGCAGCTCGCCCAGCTGGCAGTACACCTCCGCCACCTGCTACCGCTGGATGGGCGCCATGTTGGCCGCAATCTGGGCCAGCTCCTTCCTTTCATGGCCCTGTTGTGGACCCACCAGGCCGCGTCCTGGTATTCGGCACCAGTGTGGTGCGAATGAGACACGGCAAGTCCACGGATAAaggttgtttattttatgttgtgctttttgttttttattcttcattttattgttcttcattttgtcattgttctattatgcattttattctattttagtGACCAGATAGACCAGACTCTAGTGTCTTTAggtgtcttgaaaggtgcttttaaataaaatttattattattattattagttatgaTGTTGTATCATCgccaccatcatcaccatcttCATCACACACATCGCATGGACTGGAGATTTCCaactgctgtgtttgtcttcATTTCAAAAGATTGTCCCCTCTTGGCAGggccacaaaacaacaacacagaataTTACTTAAACCAAAAACAACCAGTGCAAAACCATAAACAGTGGGTCACATAGCCCAGACCTTGacatcatttaaaatgaataaaaaggcctatctcccctcaccacactccctgccagtaactgatgccctcaggggtcggtgagtttgtggttcttggtgtccggggctgggcgctcaggtatgtcccagctcactcccggtgactacttggcggggcctggtgcctgttgctcggtcaggcctcttccAGGATGAGCCGGCAGCCAcgccactgcagccccctctggtttctgctccgtggctactgggtgacccctcatgtg from Astatotilapia calliptera unplaced genomic scaffold, fAstCal1.2 U_scaffold_5, whole genome shotgun sequence encodes:
- the LOC113018252 gene encoding H-2 class II histocompatibility antigen, A-K beta chain-like, with the translated sequence MSVWFLVQPSVRIKSKTPLSGHHPAMLVCSVYDFFPRKIKVSWLRDGQKVTSDVTSTQEMPNGDWYYQTHSQLEYTPRSGENISCVVEHASLKEPLITDWGKYLSVTLRLDPQLAQLAVHLRHLLPLDGRHVGRNLGQLLPFMALLWTHQAASWYSAPVWCE